The Primulina tabacum isolate GXHZ01 chromosome 1, ASM2559414v2, whole genome shotgun sequence genome contains the following window.
TTGGAGATGAAAATCTGAAAGTTGCCCATCCATAATTTTCAAATCCTGAATCACTATTACATGTTTGGGAGTGATTGACAAGTCTTTTGATATGTCCCAGGAAGCCAATGAAGTTCCCGATGAACATGAAGCTGAGAGTGAAATTGAATGCCAACATACTTTTATACTGAAAGATGATATTGGTGATGTCTGCCGCATTTGTGGGGTTATTAAGAGAGGAATTGAAACGATTATCGAGTACAACTTCTCCAAGGTATGGATTTTCAGTTCAATGGATATCATTACGATAATTTTATGTTTGCAGTCTATTGTGATTTGTGAGTACAACTTCTAAAGAAGCTTTGCTTCCGGTATATAATATACATACCAAAAACTTTGAAATTTTATATGGACGAGTGTGATTTTGCTTGACTTGTgtttagggatgtaaatgaaccaaaccgtttgcgaGCTATTTGAAGCTCGGCTCgataaaaagctcgtttgaaTTCGTTTGTTAATTATATCAAGCCAAGCTCAAGCTCGATTTCAagctcgaaaatttaatcaaaccaagctcaagcctaaggatattcggctcgtgagctcgcaaacatgttCGATAATAGGCTCGCAAACATGTTCAATAATAGGCTcgtaagctcgagctcggctcgtttaggtggctcgtaagctCGAACTTggctcatttgttgagttgacaaataaaaatattagtactaatgtCAATGGAATGAATTGAACACAAAACATAGTTGAAAAAAAAGATGAATTTACATCACATAgttacaattataatttttttatcttgCATATCATTATACTAAAATGTtctttaaaacataataaattaatagaAATACACCAACTTATTCTTTTTTCCCCAAAAAATTTACATCACCAAGTCATATATACGTTGAGTAACTTTACAAATTATTAtcctaaaatattatattaaattgaatataatgaatttatattgattaaaaaataaaatttatttggaacACAGCGAATGAAGTATTAAAGGAGTGAAGTTATTACAATGTTATTTATATGGTGGTATCAGTGTATGACGAATATTTGTTATCTGGATGTTAgatgtattattttgggatgttcaataatataataagtttatgtttttttagttgttatttttgtctttttggttatttatgaatgaatttatatttttatgtatgatttaaaattagttcatagatatatttaatttttaataagcTCAAATTaagctcaaactcgagctcaattctatgctttacgagctcgaaaacgagccGAGTTCAAGTCAGGCttgttaaacatgataaacgagctattaatgaatcaagctcgagACAGActtgattaacatgataaacgagattttaacgagccgagctcgagcttttctcGAACTTAGTAATTTCAATACAAACCGagctcgagcctgataatagaagctcgaatcgagctcgagcctcTAACAATcttaaacgaaccaagctcaagcctgcTACTGTTTAGTTTGGTTTggatcgtttacatccctacttGTGTTACTCCAATGCATTTTGTGCTTATCAAGTTGATTATGTATGATGTGTGGTAACTACATTTCTGCTTCCGTATggaaaaaaaactaaataaaattcatgcatacaGTGCACGTTATTAGGTCTTTTCCCATCCAGTTCTGTCAAATTGTTCCATTTTCTACTTTGTTATCCATGTCTAGAATGCGTGGATAACATGtgccattttaattttttaagcaTTATATCGTCGGagctttaaatattttacttcATCAGGAATATCTATGGATTAGGACATCATTGTTTGACTATCTATAATCTGCCAGTGTATCTGGACGTTTTATTCATTCCCTGAATGTGCACCAAAAGAATATTGCAAATGGTTTATCTGGATGGAGTTCTGTTTCTTATCGCATACTTGTCTGAGCAACTGTTTTGTTACTTTTGTAACTTGATATTTCCTGGGTGGAAGTTGGACATTTACCATTCAGTGCTTATTTTGAAATTTCTCCACAAGAATTTTGTTCCTCCTCTAATTCCAAATTCTACACTGTAGCCATCTGAATCTATGCGTGTTTTATTTGGATCGATGAAAAAACAAGATTTTTCTGACCACTGGTTTACATGCATCCATTCAAATTTAGAGCACAAGGAGCACAAGGACTTACCATTACGAAGGGCGGACATCCAGAGATATAGAAGATATTCTCCCAGATGGATTTAAACCATCTGGTTGTGATTTCACTGCTACCGAAATTTATCCACATCCACGACATAAGAAGGAGATGAAGCCACATCAAGTTGAGGGATTCAATTTTTTAGTAAGCAACTTGGTAGCAGAGAATCCTGGAGGTTGTATCATGGCACATGCCCCTGGTTCTGGCAAGACATTTATGATAATCAGTTTCCTTCAGAGTTTCATGGCAAAATATCCATCTGCCAGGCCTCTAGTTATTCTACCGAGGGGAATTTTGGCCATTTGGAAGAAAGAATTTCTTAGATGGCAAGTTGAAGACATACCATTGTACGACTTCTACTCCGTCAAAGCTGATAGTCGTGCACAGCAGCTTGAAGTTCTGAAGCAATGGTCGGAAGTGAGAAGCATATTGTTTTTGGGTTATAAACAGTTCTCCTCTATTGTATGTGACACCGATAATGGTAAAACTGCTGTTGCATGCCAACAGATTTTACTGATCTGTCCTTCGATTCTCATTTTGGATGAAGGGCACACTCCTCGAAACCAGGACACTGATGTTTTAACCTCACTGGAAAGGGTGCAGACTCAAAGGAAGGTTGTTCTTTCTGGAACATTGTATCAGAACCATGTAAAAGAagttttcaatattttaaacCTTGTTCGCCCAAGGTTTTTAAAAATGGAGACATCCAAAGCAGTGAAGAGGCGTATCTTGAGCAGGGCGGAAATTTCCACCCGTAGGAACTTGATGAAAAGTGGTAGAGAGAACGAGTTCTATGAATTGATAGAGCACACACTGTTAAAAGATGAGAACTACACTAGGAAAGTGACTGTTATACAAGATCTCCGTGAAATGACGAAAAAAGTTTTGCACTATTACAAGGGTGACAATTTAGATGAACTTCCAGGACTTGTGGATTTTTCAGTGTTTCTCCAGCTCAGTCCCTGGCAGCAAAAAGAAGTTAAAGAGCTAAAAAGGCTGGCAAGAAAGTTCACAATCAATGCACAGGGCAGTGCAATATATGCGCATCCAAAGTTGAAGGCTCTCTCCCAGAATTCCGGTGTTAAAGATAGAATCGACGAGGCGAAAATTGATACCATACTGGAGAAACTGGATGTGAGAGAAGGTGTAAAGTCTAAATTTTACCTAAATCTCCTCCAGCTATGTGCATCTAACAGCGAGAAGTTACTGGTTTTCAGCCAGTATCTTCTGCCCCTTAAATTTCTCGAGAGATTGACTTCTAAAATGAAGGGTTACAGAATTGGTATAGAGATGTTCATGATCACTGGTGACTCAGATGCAGAGACTCGAGAATCTTACATGGAAAAGTTCAATACCTCAGCTGATGCGAGGGTTTTTTTTGGCTCAATTAAAGCATGTGGTGAAGGAATATCCCTTGTAGGGGCGTCACGCATTATAATATTGGATGTTCATTTAAACCCTTCTGTCACACGACAAGCAATTGGGCGAGCATTCAGGCCTGGCCAGGTGAGGAAGGTTTACACATATAGGTTGATCGCTAGTGGCTCCCCAGAGGAAGCTGATCACACCACGTGCTTCAGGAAGGAGTCCATAGCAAAGTTGTGGTTCGAATGGGACGAATTTAATGGTCGCCAAAACCTTGAAATGGAAACTGTCAATGTAAATGATTGTGGAGACATGTTTCTTGAAATGGAACGATTAAATGAAGACGTGACTGCAGTTTTCAAAAGGTAATTTAACTTTGTTTTCTTTGAAATGCATGCAATTTATATACAGATCTTGACATTTTCTTTTACCTACAAATTTTTTCTGCCGGTCTTTCATAAAGCTCAAGGTTTCAGCAGAAATCCTCTATAATGTAGTAGTACAATAGCAGAACTCACAGGTTTGATCCTGCAgagaaaattcatatcaattgTCCAATACTCGATCATCTGTGTGTAAGCCTTTGTTACTGGTCTCAGGCTTATGTGGAAGTATAGGGCTATAGTTTGAATCATATTCTATGAATTCGAACTTCTGAGATAAGTGGTTTATAGTTGGTTCTTTTTGGCTGCATTGGCTGGTTTCAGGTAAAACTGTGGGAAACACACCGTGGTTTTTCTCACAACCGTCTCCTCTTTTACTTCGATCTGGAAGATATCTGATGTAGGCTGCAGCCCTGTTCGGATATGACTCCCTTGAAGGTAAATAATCTAGCCATGGAACCATTATAGTTTGgtgtagcataatcaatatcagtggACAAGAAAACCTGTTTATATTCTTGGGATAGTTTTTCGTTTCCAATCCAGAGGCTTGAAAAATATGTAATTTGCCTGGAGAATGCTACTTTTAATGAATGTCCGACCCTCATGTTAGCTGCACAGATGCATTCTTTCCTGGTCTCTTCGTGAATTTATTCAACAAGCAAAGCTTATTTGGTCACTCCCATTGCATGATGATTTGTATGCATCCCTGtttcgaaaatttaaaatatttatgtcgTATAACTACAATAAAGATCGTACATACGATTGTAATGCATAATCGTCGTGCTTATGATACCGTTCCTGGAATCTCCAGGACTGCATCTTATTCGGGCAAAAAAGCGTAGGATTCCAAACATCATTGATTTATGTAGGGAATTTTGCGcttttctaataatttttacAAGGATAGTGAATGCAATTTTGCCCATTAATTCTTTTTACAAGGATAGTATATGAGGTAactcaaatgttttttttaaaagaaaataaaactttaaatttcctaaaaattattacagtaaaatttgaaaattttcgaaaatattggtgGTCCATCCTTGTTCAACAACTTCAAGAAATATTTAGAGATGGAAACAAGGTATGTTGCATCCAAATCGTTGTAAATAATGCAACAAAAGTTTAGTTGGATCCAAGAAAAGGACAAGACATTGGCTTTGATATACTGTTGAATAATAAATACTAGTAaattatgtgtatatatatatatgtaaaattatAATCATAATTTATATAAGATTTTTTTTCATTAAATGCTTAATTTTATGTTTAGTTTAATAATAATTTGAGAGACgtaatattgaaaataagttgtggtaattttgagaaaaatattggTGTAAAGTCAATTTGGGAAACAAAGATAGTGTCATTTAATTGAtagattttttatataatagtaTAGATGTTTCACccaaaatattttcaattttttgggCATGTCCATTTCTTCAAACCAAGAGTGAGGCTAATAGAATAAGAATATGCGAAAAATCTAGAGATATAAAACACCTTAAAAAGTATTAATCTACTAATATATcattaattttctttaaaaatcaagcATATTTTTAACcattgtgagattgattttaTATCCTATTttataacaattaaaataattacaaaaaaatgttaaaatccaaaaaaaaaaa
Protein-coding sequences here:
- the LOC142541965 gene encoding protein CHROMATIN REMODELING 35, which gives rise to MDAAAERHNGDASAKRFPATSPSDLFRKGRKRLKLSEGIGYNDSTFTASWRFDAEQKRKESCSKVLDYTDPLCSNNLLTELDSGKFGSVTSDIKELLARRRKLLASDYGKDSSLPYMCFDVQAKVAPRATETAALDVIDLDDDQEDGSNAIVQRFTTSVQPPHLAGPVVIIDLDDDNDIRSENFTSPYVEVNLKPSGKLLMKDFLDKTFSQHHSSGERNACISGKTPLLLEDKSVSIFGTEDDMEMDENSEMSDTNSDGLGYIWNEMTVALECSKEANEVPDEHEAESEIECQHTFILKDDIGDVCRICGVIKRGIETIIEYNFSKSTRSTRTYHYEGRTSRDIEDILPDGFKPSGCDFTATEIYPHPRHKKEMKPHQVEGFNFLVSNLVAENPGGCIMAHAPGSGKTFMIISFLQSFMAKYPSARPLVILPRGILAIWKKEFLRWQVEDIPLYDFYSVKADSRAQQLEVLKQWSEVRSILFLGYKQFSSIVCDTDNGKTAVACQQILLICPSILILDEGHTPRNQDTDVLTSLERVQTQRKVVLSGTLYQNHVKEVFNILNLVRPRFLKMETSKAVKRRILSRAEISTRRNLMKSGRENEFYELIEHTLLKDENYTRKVTVIQDLREMTKKVLHYYKGDNLDELPGLVDFSVFLQLSPWQQKEVKELKRLARKFTINAQGSAIYAHPKLKALSQNSGVKDRIDEAKIDTILEKLDVREGVKSKFYLNLLQLCASNSEKLLVFSQYLLPLKFLERLTSKMKGYRIGIEMFMITGDSDAETRESYMEKFNTSADARVFFGSIKACGEGISLVGASRIIILDVHLNPSVTRQAIGRAFRPGQVRKVYTYRLIASGSPEEADHTTCFRKESIAKLWFEWDEFNGRQNLEMETVNVNDCGDMFLEMERLNEDVTAVFKR